The Gemmatimonadota bacterium genome has a segment encoding these proteins:
- a CDS encoding metal-dependent hydrolase, whose protein sequence is MELTMTSPLGVSLTWLGHSAFHLDIPGGPSLLFDPWLSNPKAPANAAELAATANVICVTHGHGDHIGETVALAKATGAKVLCSVELGMELVAEGAPEEQVVAFNIGGSYATHGVTATLVQAFHSSSLATTDGRPREIGTPCGFVLECPHDLVIYNTGDTGVFGDMALIGEMYHPDILMLPIGDFYTMGPRQAAKACELVQPTWIVPQHYATFPGLPGTPEELKRHLPVGLQGRVLTPAPGETIR, encoded by the coding sequence ATGGAACTCACCATGACGTCGCCACTCGGAGTTTCCCTGACCTGGCTCGGCCACTCGGCCTTCCACCTCGACATTCCGGGTGGGCCGTCGCTGCTATTCGATCCGTGGCTATCGAATCCGAAGGCGCCGGCGAACGCCGCGGAGCTCGCCGCAACGGCAAACGTCATCTGCGTGACACACGGGCATGGCGATCACATCGGTGAGACGGTGGCTCTGGCGAAGGCCACCGGCGCGAAGGTCCTCTGCAGCGTCGAGCTCGGGATGGAGCTCGTTGCTGAGGGGGCCCCGGAGGAGCAGGTGGTGGCCTTCAACATCGGCGGCTCGTATGCCACGCATGGCGTGACGGCAACGCTGGTCCAGGCGTTCCATTCTTCCTCCCTCGCGACGACCGATGGCCGCCCGCGTGAGATCGGTACTCCATGCGGCTTCGTCCTGGAGTGCCCGCACGATCTGGTGATCTACAACACCGGTGACACCGGGGTCTTCGGCGACATGGCGCTGATCGGCGAGATGTACCACCCCGACATTCTGATGCTGCCGATCGGTGACTTCTACACCATGGGTCCGCGGCAGGCGGCCAAGGCGTGCGAACTGGTCCAGCCGACGTGGATTGTCCCGCAGCACTATGCCACGTTCCCGGGCCTGCCCGGGACGCCAGAGGAGCTGAAGCGCCACCTGCCGGTCGGTCTCCAAGGCCGCGTCCTCACCCCCGCGCCGGGCGAGACGATCCGGTAG
- a CDS encoding peptidase produces MRTSLRLLLLLALPFSLPAQARLTTPEQALGFKIGADYQLATYTQLQRWWEKLAVESPRMELDTIGTTAEGRPQLMAILSSPANLAKREEYRKNNALLAAGRVDEATARRLAANGKSVIWIDGGLHATEVLGAQQLLEMVWQFVSQDDAETTRILDDVIILVTHANPDGMELVSSWYMRNPDTLRRNMGDLPRLYQKYVGHDNNRDFYRNAQVESRNISRTLYRTWFPQVIYNHHQTGPAGSVMFAPPFRDPFNYVFDPMIPTGLDFVAMGMQRRFASEGKPGVVSKEASSYSTWWNGGLRTAGYFHNMIGILTETIGSPTPTTIPLVLARQLPSGSGQFPIAPQVWRFRQSIDYSMTANRAILDYASRYREELLFDFWQMGRNSIARGSTDTWTTTPVLIDAARAAGTSTQAQAAALRDPARRDPRAYVIPANQAEIGNALDFLQALSTSGIEVQKATADFSIGGTRYPKGSFVVRTDQAFRPHVLDMFEPQWHPTDLQYPGGPPKRPYDNAGYTLAYQMGVSFDRILDPFQAPLAPITTEDVRPDAAAFDTKAKAWRVPAGSTDGFVAVNRLLKAKQKVERLPNGDFLVPASSAAAKVLGEMARDRALPTTATTLAQRGTAVTPLRIGLWDRYGGSMESGWTRWILEQYEMPFTVVYAPTLDAGNLRQQFDVLLFVNGAIPGTGGGRGGGGGGGGRVLDPMTLPAEFRDQLGNVSAATTIPQIKSFLEQGGRVVAIGSSATNLAAALTLPVESQITEKQANGTTRPISSDKFYIPGSVLVTSVDTTVAVARGARPATDVFFDNSPVWRLLPDAAAKGVTPIARYTAEKPLRSGWAIGQDYLKDGIAMAQATVGQGTLYLYGPEVMFRAQPAGTYRFVFNTFYR; encoded by the coding sequence ATGCGCACATCACTCCGTCTCCTGCTTCTGCTCGCGCTTCCGTTCTCGCTCCCGGCCCAGGCTCGTCTGACGACGCCGGAGCAGGCGCTCGGCTTCAAGATCGGCGCCGACTATCAGCTGGCGACCTACACCCAGTTGCAGCGGTGGTGGGAGAAGCTGGCGGTGGAGTCGCCGCGCATGGAGCTGGACACGATCGGCACGACCGCCGAGGGGCGGCCGCAGTTGATGGCGATCCTCTCCTCCCCCGCGAACCTGGCGAAGCGTGAGGAGTACCGGAAGAACAACGCGCTGCTCGCCGCGGGCCGGGTCGACGAGGCCACCGCCAGGCGCCTGGCGGCGAACGGCAAGTCGGTGATCTGGATCGACGGCGGACTCCACGCGACCGAAGTGCTCGGTGCGCAGCAGCTGCTCGAGATGGTCTGGCAGTTCGTCTCGCAGGATGACGCCGAGACGACACGGATCCTCGACGACGTGATCATCCTCGTCACCCACGCAAACCCCGATGGGATGGAACTGGTCTCGTCGTGGTACATGCGGAACCCGGACACGCTGCGACGGAACATGGGCGACCTGCCGCGCCTCTACCAGAAGTACGTCGGCCACGACAACAACCGCGACTTCTATCGCAACGCGCAGGTGGAGTCGCGCAACATCAGCCGGACGCTCTATCGGACGTGGTTTCCGCAGGTCATCTACAACCACCACCAGACCGGCCCCGCGGGCTCGGTGATGTTCGCGCCGCCGTTCCGCGATCCGTTCAACTACGTCTTCGACCCGATGATCCCGACCGGGCTCGATTTCGTGGCGATGGGCATGCAGCGCCGCTTCGCCTCCGAAGGGAAGCCGGGCGTGGTCTCGAAGGAAGCCTCGTCGTATTCCACCTGGTGGAACGGCGGGCTCCGCACGGCGGGCTATTTCCACAACATGATCGGCATCTTGACCGAGACGATCGGCTCGCCGACCCCGACCACGATTCCGCTCGTGCTCGCGCGGCAACTGCCGAGCGGCAGCGGCCAGTTCCCGATCGCGCCGCAGGTGTGGCGCTTCCGGCAATCGATCGACTACTCGATGACGGCGAATCGGGCGATCCTCGACTACGCCTCCCGCTATCGCGAGGAGTTGCTGTTCGACTTCTGGCAGATGGGGCGCAACTCGATCGCGCGCGGCTCGACCGACACGTGGACCACGACCCCGGTGCTGATCGACGCGGCGCGCGCTGCCGGCACCTCGACGCAGGCGCAGGCCGCCGCGCTCCGCGATCCGGCGCGCCGTGACCCACGCGCCTACGTCATCCCGGCCAACCAGGCCGAGATCGGCAACGCCCTCGATTTCCTGCAGGCGCTCTCCACCTCGGGCATTGAAGTGCAGAAGGCGACCGCGGACTTCAGCATCGGGGGTACGCGGTACCCGAAGGGCTCGTTCGTCGTCCGTACCGACCAGGCGTTCCGGCCGCATGTGCTCGACATGTTCGAGCCGCAGTGGCACCCGACCGACCTGCAGTACCCCGGCGGCCCGCCAAAGCGGCCGTACGACAACGCCGGCTACACGCTGGCGTATCAGATGGGCGTCAGCTTTGATCGGATCCTCGACCCGTTCCAGGCCCCGCTCGCCCCGATCACCACCGAGGACGTTCGCCCCGACGCGGCCGCCTTCGACACCAAGGCCAAGGCATGGCGCGTCCCGGCCGGGTCCACCGACGGTTTCGTCGCGGTGAACCGCCTACTCAAGGCGAAACAGAAGGTCGAGCGTCTCCCGAACGGCGACTTCCTCGTCCCCGCCTCCTCCGCAGCGGCCAAGGTGCTGGGCGAGATGGCGCGCGATCGCGCGCTCCCGACCACGGCGACGACGCTGGCGCAGCGCGGCACGGCAGTGACGCCGCTCCGCATCGGGCTGTGGGACCGCTATGGCGGCTCAATGGAGTCGGGATGGACGCGGTGGATTCTCGAACAGTACGAGATGCCGTTCACGGTGGTCTATGCGCCGACGCTTGACGCTGGCAACCTCCGTCAGCAATTCGACGTGCTGCTCTTCGTGAACGGCGCCATCCCCGGCACCGGTGGCGGACGGGGCGGCGGTGGTGGCGGCGGTGGTCGCGTGCTCGATCCGATGACGCTGCCCGCCGAATTCCGCGATCAGCTCGGCAACGTCTCGGCGGCGACCACGATCCCCCAGATCAAGAGCTTCCTCGAGCAGGGCGGTCGCGTTGTCGCGATCGGCTCGTCGGCGACCAATCTCGCCGCGGCGCTGACGCTGCCGGTCGAGAGCCAGATCACCGAGAAGCAGGCCAACGGCACCACGCGCCCGATCTCGAGCGACAAGTTCTACATCCCCGGCTCGGTCCTCGTCACCAGCGTCGACACCACGGTCGCCGTGGCCCGCGGGGCGCGCCCCGCCACCGACGTCTTCTTCGACAACTCCCCGGTGTGGCGCCTCCTCCCCGATGCCGCGGCAAAGGGTGTCACGCCGATCGCCCGCTACACGGCCGAGAAGCCGCTGCGCTCCGGCTGGGCCATCGGGCAGGACTACCTCAAGGATGGCATCGCCATGGCACAGGCGACCGTCGGTCAGGGTACGCTGTATCTGTACGGCCCCGAAGTCATGTTCCGGGCCCAGCCGGCGGGGACGTATCGGTTTGTGTTTAACACATTCTACAGATGA
- a CDS encoding aminoacetone oxidase family FAD-binding enzyme, with amino-acid sequence MSTSPPLVAVLGAGAAGLLAAIHAAKGGARVVLLERTPDGGRKILISGGGRCNILPSHLDTTRYVTASSPNSLRMILRGWPLEDQRSFFEEEVGLPLRLEEETGKLFPVANSARAVRDGLVRTAKAHGVEWQSGVEVTALDPLTSGWGITLAGGRTIRADAVIVATGGLSVPKTGSDGFAYRALGALGHTIHPTYPALTPLTLDPPIFADLAGVSLPVTIEAKNATERREASGGFLFTHRGYSGPAVLDISHVAVRGGLAEEPPATITVQWTAYDAPTWEAFLAPAVHQVGTVIRRELPTRLADRLLADVGIDPTRKLSQLPRNGRKALVAALTRYPLPWSGDEGYKKAEVTGGGVALGEVQPATMESRIHPGLFLAGELLDAFGPIGGYNFVWAWVTGRLAGLGASAKDDG; translated from the coding sequence GTGTCCACTTCACCTCCGCTCGTCGCCGTCCTCGGCGCCGGCGCCGCCGGGCTCCTCGCCGCCATCCATGCGGCCAAGGGCGGCGCGCGCGTCGTCCTGCTTGAGCGTACCCCGGACGGGGGACGCAAGATCCTGATATCCGGGGGCGGCCGCTGCAACATCCTGCCCTCGCACCTCGACACCACCCGCTATGTCACGGCCTCCTCCCCCAATTCACTCCGGATGATCCTGCGAGGGTGGCCGCTCGAAGATCAACGCAGCTTCTTCGAGGAGGAAGTCGGCTTGCCGCTCCGGCTCGAGGAGGAAACCGGCAAGCTCTTCCCGGTGGCGAACAGCGCGCGCGCGGTGCGCGACGGGTTGGTGCGGACCGCGAAGGCGCACGGCGTCGAGTGGCAGTCGGGCGTCGAAGTGACCGCCCTCGATCCGCTCACGTCAGGGTGGGGGATCACCCTCGCCGGTGGCCGGACGATTCGCGCCGACGCCGTGATCGTGGCGACCGGTGGGCTCTCCGTCCCCAAGACCGGGTCGGACGGCTTCGCCTATCGTGCCCTCGGCGCGCTCGGCCACACCATCCATCCGACCTACCCTGCCCTCACCCCGCTGACGCTCGACCCGCCCATCTTCGCGGACCTCGCCGGCGTCTCGCTCCCGGTCACCATCGAGGCGAAGAACGCCACGGAACGTCGCGAGGCAAGTGGCGGTTTCCTCTTCACCCATCGTGGCTACAGCGGGCCGGCTGTCCTCGACATCTCGCATGTCGCGGTCCGTGGCGGCCTCGCGGAGGAGCCCCCCGCGACGATCACGGTGCAGTGGACCGCCTACGATGCCCCCACGTGGGAAGCGTTCCTTGCCCCGGCCGTGCATCAGGTGGGGACGGTCATCCGTCGTGAGCTGCCGACGCGACTCGCCGATCGCCTGCTGGCCGATGTCGGCATCGACCCGACTCGGAAGCTCTCCCAGCTCCCGCGCAACGGCCGCAAGGCGCTGGTGGCCGCCCTGACGCGCTACCCGCTCCCCTGGAGCGGCGACGAGGGCTACAAGAAGGCCGAGGTCACCGGCGGTGGCGTGGCGCTGGGCGAAGTCCAACCCGCCACCATGGAGAGCCGTATCCATCCCGGACTCTTCCTCGCCGGCGAACTGCTGGATGCGTTCGGGCCGATTGGGGGTTACAACTTTGTCTGGGCGTGGGTCACCGGACGACTGGCTGGACTCGGTGCTTCGGCGAAGGATGATGGATGA
- a CDS encoding acyl-CoA dehydrogenase family protein, giving the protein MTQPALPRRPAPSPVRPSPLVDVAALKALLDGPEVGVRDFVRQRLTDPRFAYVYGLSHHAYREVVLGWLRELAKDGLGALAVAPQYGGAGRPRDFLASFETLAFHDLSLTIKYGVQFGLFQGSVILLGTEWHHRTFLPSISSGELLGAFAMSELGSGSNVRDLETTATYDAATETFVIHTPHGGAHKEWLGNVACHGAMATVFAQLIVGGMRHGVHAFLVPIRDASGAAAPGVRIGDTGIKEGLNGVDNGRLWFDQVRIPRLHLLDRFGHVAADGTYSSPIESPARRFFTMIGTLVGGRITIGLSALSAAKSALTIAIRYGNRRTQFGPEGGNVTKLLDYRTHQRRLLPALASSLVLDMALSRLVDRFAALQDGGGHEGESREVEGLAAGLKAYTAWLAQQAVTDARECCGGQGYLQVNRLAVLRGDIDVWTTFEGDNTVLMQLLAKGLLTGYKQEFAEMGVIRLLTRRARAALKAMNPVTARRDDEDHLRDPVQQADLLRYREERLLDAAARRLRAGMKKDPLGAMQDVQDHLMHLATAHVERVAFDAVQEEIERAQTSLRPLLMLVRDTFWASAVERDIGWFLMNGVVETPKAKAIRYLVNNCIQEMRPIAEQITQAFAIPDQVLAAPIAFDALPTRHG; this is encoded by the coding sequence ATGACCCAGCCAGCCCTCCCCCGGCGCCCCGCCCCGTCCCCCGTCCGACCATCGCCCCTGGTCGATGTCGCGGCGCTCAAGGCGTTGCTCGACGGCCCCGAGGTCGGGGTCCGGGACTTCGTTCGCCAGCGGCTCACCGATCCGCGCTTTGCCTACGTCTATGGGCTCTCGCACCATGCGTACCGCGAGGTGGTCCTCGGCTGGCTGCGCGAGCTGGCGAAGGACGGCCTGGGCGCGTTGGCGGTGGCGCCGCAGTACGGCGGGGCCGGACGACCACGCGACTTCCTCGCCTCGTTCGAGACGCTCGCCTTCCACGACCTCTCGCTGACCATCAAGTACGGCGTGCAGTTCGGGCTCTTTCAAGGCAGCGTGATCCTCCTCGGCACCGAATGGCACCACCGCACCTTCCTGCCGAGCATCTCCAGCGGGGAGCTCCTCGGTGCGTTCGCGATGAGCGAGCTCGGCAGCGGCTCGAATGTTCGCGACCTCGAGACCACCGCCACCTACGACGCTGCGACCGAAACGTTCGTGATTCACACGCCCCACGGCGGCGCCCACAAGGAATGGCTCGGCAACGTCGCGTGCCACGGCGCGATGGCGACGGTCTTCGCGCAGCTGATCGTCGGCGGCATGCGGCACGGTGTCCACGCCTTCCTGGTGCCGATTCGCGATGCGTCGGGGGCGGCCGCGCCTGGCGTGCGTATCGGCGACACCGGCATCAAGGAAGGGTTGAACGGCGTCGACAATGGCCGGCTCTGGTTCGACCAGGTGCGCATCCCGCGTCTGCACCTCCTCGACCGCTTCGGACACGTGGCCGCCGACGGGACGTACAGCTCGCCGATCGAGAGCCCGGCGCGGCGCTTCTTCACGATGATCGGCACCCTCGTCGGCGGCCGGATCACCATCGGCCTGTCCGCACTCTCTGCGGCGAAGAGCGCGCTCACCATCGCGATTCGCTACGGCAACCGGCGCACGCAGTTCGGTCCCGAGGGCGGCAACGTCACCAAGCTGCTCGATTACCGCACCCACCAGCGTCGACTCCTGCCGGCGCTGGCGTCGTCGCTGGTCCTCGACATGGCGCTCTCTCGACTCGTCGATCGTTTTGCCGCCTTGCAGGACGGCGGGGGGCACGAGGGAGAGAGTCGCGAGGTCGAGGGGCTTGCGGCCGGGCTCAAGGCCTACACCGCCTGGCTGGCGCAGCAGGCCGTCACCGACGCGCGCGAATGCTGCGGCGGGCAGGGCTACCTGCAGGTGAATCGCCTCGCGGTGCTGCGCGGCGACATCGATGTCTGGACGACGTTCGAGGGCGACAACACCGTCCTGATGCAGCTGCTCGCGAAGGGACTGCTGACGGGGTACAAGCAGGAGTTCGCCGAGATGGGGGTGATCCGGTTGCTCACGCGGCGGGCCCGGGCAGCACTGAAGGCGATGAACCCGGTGACGGCGCGTCGCGACGACGAGGACCACCTCCGCGACCCGGTGCAACAGGCCGACCTGCTCCGCTACCGCGAGGAACGGCTGCTTGACGCCGCCGCGCGCCGGTTGCGCGCCGGGATGAAGAAGGATCCTCTCGGGGCGATGCAGGATGTGCAGGACCACCTGATGCACCTCGCCACCGCGCACGTCGAACGCGTCGCCTTCGACGCCGTGCAGGAGGAGATCGAGCGGGCGCAAACCTCGCTTCGTCCGTTGCTCATGCTCGTCCGCGACACCTTCTGGGCGTCGGCGGTCGAGCGCGACATCGGCTGGTTCCTGATGAACGGCGTGGTGGAGACGCCGAAGGCCAAGGCGATTCGCTACCTGGTCAACAACTGCATCCAGGAGATGCGGCCGATCGCCGAGCAGATCACCCAGGCCTTCGCGATCCCCGACCAGGTGCTGGCGGCGCCGATCGCCTTCGACGCCCTCCCAACGAGACACGGATGA
- a CDS encoding SCP2 sterol-binding domain-containing protein, whose protein sequence is MPSLFTPGGIARWQAHLNGSAVFAEAAAGWVGTLVLVASDVEPPSHTLVRVDDGRCTEARTADVADRDPADFVLAATTTTWLALIAGRTTPTMAAMTGRLHLEKGDLFALIPHAKAAAELLAAAAD, encoded by the coding sequence ATGCCATCCTTGTTCACGCCAGGGGGAATTGCACGTTGGCAGGCGCACCTCAACGGCTCGGCGGTGTTCGCCGAGGCCGCCGCGGGATGGGTCGGGACGCTGGTGCTCGTCGCCTCGGATGTGGAACCACCGTCGCACACCCTCGTCCGCGTCGATGATGGGCGCTGCACTGAGGCGAGAACCGCGGATGTGGCTGATCGGGATCCCGCCGATTTCGTGCTCGCCGCGACCACCACGACCTGGCTCGCGCTCATCGCCGGTCGCACGACGCCGACAATGGCCGCGATGACCGGCCGCCTCCACCTCGAGAAGGGCGACCTCTTCGCCCTGATCCCGCATGCGAAAGCGGCGGCCGAGCTTCTCGCTGCGGCCGCCGACTAG
- a CDS encoding DUF4097 family beta strand repeat protein, translated as MRRTLLASLLVAAAPLAAQETRFTPTIAAGGTLALENINGPMVITQGTGRTAEVIVTKRVIKGDGSYVKAIMEERGGTVRICTIYTNRDPNRKTCDGENSSSSRGRDNYDQVEMRYEVRVPAGVLVDAESVNGNITATGLEASAALESVNGAITFSGTTASHLETVNGGIKAKFTKADWDGTLKVSAVNGGVDLVFPTGLDADISGETVNGGISSDFPVTIEGKWGPKSFTGKIGRGGRRLSVETVNGGITLKKG; from the coding sequence ATGCGCCGCACCCTGCTCGCCTCCCTCCTCGTGGCCGCCGCCCCCCTGGCGGCCCAGGAGACCCGCTTCACCCCGACGATCGCCGCCGGGGGCACGCTCGCCCTCGAGAACATCAACGGGCCGATGGTGATCACGCAGGGCACCGGGCGCACCGCTGAGGTGATCGTCACCAAGCGGGTGATCAAGGGCGACGGCTCCTACGTGAAGGCGATCATGGAGGAGCGCGGCGGGACGGTGCGGATCTGCACCATCTACACCAACCGCGACCCGAACCGGAAGACGTGCGATGGCGAGAACTCCTCCTCGTCACGCGGCCGCGACAACTATGACCAGGTCGAGATGCGGTACGAAGTGCGAGTCCCGGCGGGTGTGCTGGTCGATGCCGAGAGCGTGAATGGCAACATCACCGCGACCGGGCTCGAGGCATCGGCCGCCCTGGAGTCCGTCAACGGCGCGATCACTTTCAGCGGAACGACGGCCAGCCACCTCGAGACGGTCAATGGCGGCATCAAGGCCAAGTTCACCAAGGCCGATTGGGACGGCACGCTGAAGGTCTCGGCGGTGAATGGCGGCGTCGACCTCGTCTTCCCCACCGGCCTCGATGCCGACATCAGCGGCGAAACCGTGAACGGCGGCATCAGCAGCGACTTTCCGGTGACCATCGAGGGGAAGTGGGGGCCGAAGTCGTTCACCGGCAAGATCGGTCGTGGCGGGCGCCGGCTCAGCGTCGAGACGGTGAACGGCGGGATCACCCTCAAGAAAGGGTGA
- a CDS encoding DUF4097 family beta strand repeat protein, with protein MSRPIALTVLLLGSLASSAPLTAQETRFTHALARGATLSLSNIDGDVRVTPASGRTAEIIARKTVRKGNGALVKAVMEESDDGIRVCTLYLDDTDDDRTSCTGRRGRNRSGYRDPLDVEMSYEVRLPEGAALQVTTVDGDVHVSDLTGKATITTVDGDVIVSGRAPESISTVDGDIDVTVAEMPKAGMHYRTVDGAITVRVPSGVGLDVSGSSVDGTFSSDFPLTTSGKWGPRQFRGTLGDGGPALRLSTVDGAIRLQKR; from the coding sequence ATGTCCCGCCCGATCGCCCTGACCGTCCTGTTGCTCGGCAGCCTCGCGAGCAGTGCCCCGCTCACCGCGCAGGAGACCCGCTTCACCCACGCCTTGGCGCGCGGTGCGACACTCTCCCTGAGCAACATCGACGGCGACGTCCGCGTCACGCCGGCCAGCGGTCGGACGGCGGAGATCATCGCGCGGAAGACCGTTCGGAAGGGGAATGGCGCCCTGGTGAAGGCGGTGATGGAGGAGAGTGATGACGGCATCCGCGTCTGCACCCTCTACCTCGACGACACGGACGACGATCGCACCAGCTGCACCGGCCGCCGTGGCCGCAACCGCAGTGGATATCGCGATCCGCTCGACGTCGAGATGTCGTACGAGGTGCGGCTCCCCGAAGGTGCGGCGCTGCAGGTGACCACGGTCGACGGCGACGTGCACGTCTCCGACCTGACGGGCAAGGCCACCATCACCACCGTCGACGGCGACGTCATCGTCTCGGGTCGGGCGCCGGAGTCGATCTCGACCGTCGATGGCGACATCGACGTGACCGTGGCCGAGATGCCGAAGGCCGGCATGCACTACCGGACGGTCGACGGCGCCATCACCGTCCGAGTCCCGTCGGGTGTCGGCCTCGACGTCTCCGGTTCTTCGGTCGACGGGACCTTCAGCAGCGACTTCCCGCTGACCACTTCGGGGAAGTGGGGCCCGCGCCAGTTCCGCGGCACGCTCGGCGACGGCGGGCCAGCGTTGCGGCTGAGCACCGTGGATGGGGCGATCCGGCTGCAGAAGCGGTAG
- a CDS encoding amidase, with translation MSQPFDRRTFLGLATAAGLPIALADQLWADVVPPAANAPEAVLALRALTKEQLAAAEAVLGISFTDAEREMMLSTVDGTLASLAKLQQVPLPNSVVPALHFDPRPAGATAVGQPITARVPRRRPNPLVLPTTDSDWAFASAEQLGRLIRAGHVTSRQLVDRALARYAQFDPILKCAITLTPERARAQADALDAEAKRGSFRGPLHGVPYAAKDLFAVPGYPTTWGSPLFKEQRLEETAAVVERLDKAGAVLVAKTSLGEFAQGDVWFGGMTRNPWNTEQGSSGSSAGSASSVAAGLVPFAIGTETLGSIVSPCTRCGVSGLRPTFGRISRHGAMALSWTMDKVGPIARHAGDLALVFDAVHGADPRDPSTRTMPFRYEPDRSLANVRIGVHPSLVEPAADASAPQRAAYTAQRPVLDALIKAGATLTPIVWPETLPTDAMRTILTVEAAAAFEEITRTNRDDQMVQQNRGAWPNTFRAAHMVSAVQYVQANRARTLLMQQLATLYATVDVIIAPTNAGSVLTATNLSGHPTVVVPSGFSEQGAPRAITFVAALWREDLALRLAAVWQQASDIHLRRPPKFS, from the coding sequence ATGTCCCAGCCCTTCGATCGCCGCACCTTTCTCGGCCTCGCCACCGCCGCCGGCCTCCCGATCGCACTGGCCGACCAGCTGTGGGCCGATGTGGTCCCGCCGGCTGCCAACGCACCAGAGGCCGTTCTGGCACTGCGGGCACTCACGAAGGAGCAGCTCGCCGCCGCCGAGGCGGTGCTGGGGATCAGCTTCACCGATGCCGAGCGCGAGATGATGCTCTCGACGGTCGACGGGACGCTTGCCTCGCTCGCCAAGCTGCAGCAAGTGCCGCTGCCGAACTCGGTCGTACCGGCGCTCCACTTTGACCCGCGCCCGGCGGGGGCGACGGCCGTCGGTCAGCCCATCACTGCGCGGGTGCCGCGCCGACGACCCAATCCGCTGGTGCTGCCGACCACCGACTCGGACTGGGCGTTCGCCTCGGCGGAACAGCTCGGGCGCTTGATCCGAGCCGGGCACGTGACCTCGCGGCAACTGGTCGATCGCGCGCTCGCGCGCTACGCGCAGTTCGACCCGATCCTCAAGTGCGCCATCACGCTCACGCCGGAGCGGGCGCGTGCGCAGGCCGATGCGCTCGACGCCGAGGCGAAGCGCGGGAGCTTCCGCGGGCCGCTGCATGGCGTGCCCTACGCCGCGAAGGACCTCTTTGCGGTGCCGGGCTATCCGACCACCTGGGGGTCTCCACTCTTCAAGGAGCAGCGGCTTGAGGAGACGGCCGCGGTGGTCGAGCGGCTCGACAAAGCGGGCGCCGTGTTGGTGGCCAAGACCTCGCTCGGCGAGTTCGCGCAGGGTGATGTCTGGTTCGGCGGAATGACGCGCAACCCGTGGAACACGGAGCAGGGATCGAGTGGGTCCTCGGCCGGGTCGGCGAGCAGCGTGGCGGCGGGCCTCGTCCCGTTCGCGATCGGCACCGAGACACTCGGCTCGATCGTCTCGCCCTGCACGCGCTGCGGCGTGAGCGGTCTGCGTCCGACCTTCGGCCGGATCTCGCGGCATGGGGCGATGGCGCTCTCGTGGACAATGGACAAGGTCGGCCCCATTGCTCGCCATGCAGGTGACTTGGCACTCGTCTTCGACGCCGTGCACGGCGCCGACCCGCGCGACCCGTCGACGCGGACGATGCCGTTCCGCTACGAGCCCGATCGGTCGCTCGCGAACGTGCGCATCGGCGTACATCCCTCGCTTGTCGAGCCGGCGGCGGATGCCTCGGCACCGCAGCGCGCTGCCTACACGGCGCAGCGCCCCGTCCTCGATGCGCTGATCAAGGCGGGTGCGACGCTGACGCCGATCGTCTGGCCCGAGACGCTGCCGACCGACGCGATGCGCACCATCCTCACGGTCGAGGCGGCGGCCGCATTTGAGGAGATCACCCGCACCAATCGCGACGACCAGATGGTGCAGCAGAATCGAGGTGCCTGGCCCAACACTTTCCGGGCGGCGCACATGGTGTCGGCGGTCCAGTACGTCCAGGCCAACCGCGCGCGCACGCTCCTCATGCAGCAACTCGCGACACTCTACGCGACGGTCGACGTGATCATCGCGCCGACCAACGCCGGATCGGTGCTGACGGCGACCAACCTGAGCGGCCATCCGACGGTGGTGGTGCCGAGCGGCTTTTCGGAGCAGGGGGCGCCGCGGGCGATCACGTTCGTGGCGGCGCTGTGGCGGGAGGATCTGGCGTTGCGGCTGGCGGCGGTGTGGCAACAGGCGAGCGACATCCACCT